The nucleotide window GAAAGCGTGAAGCTACGCATCGGCGGACTCGGCATCGTCCCCGCTGAGTATGATGCGGCCACCATGACCCTGCGTTACGCCTTTCCCTACCGCCTGCGCCGCGAGGACTGCCTCGCCAGCCTTACCTTTCAGCGAGATGCCGCATCCCCCGCTGAGATCATCAACTGGCGCTTCAAAATCGACCTAAACGCCAGCTATGTGCCCGTGAACCACACACGCTCCACCACACCGAGCAGCACCCCGGAGTAATCGGTGCCCAGAATCACGCCGCGACTAGATCGTAGCCGCGCCAGTCTTTGATCTTCACGTCAGCGAACTGTCCCACGGGCAGTTTTTTGCTCACAAAGACCGTCGTGTCGATGTCCGGCGCATCCATCGCACTGCGGGCCACGCCAGGTTCCTCGACGAGCACGCGGACGGTTTTACCCACCTGCGTGTGATTGAATTTTTCAACGCTGCGCTGGATCGCACGCATCGCCTCATTCCACCGGGCCTTCCGCGTCATGTGGTGAATCTGGTCCTCCATCTGCGCTGCACGAGTGCCTTCCTCACGCGAGTAATTGAAGACTCCAGCACGCTCAAAACCCGTGTCATCAATGAACTGAATGAGCTCATTGAAATCCGCCTCCGTTTCACCGGGGAAACCCACGATGAATGTGGTGCGGATGGCGATGTCTGGGATGCCTGCGCGGATGCGTTTCACCAGATCACGGATGTAGGCACCATCCGTCTCTCGCTTCATCAGGCCGAGCATGTGGTCACTGATGTGCTGAAGAGGCATGTCGATGTAGCGGGCCACTTTCGGACTCTCTGCGATCGCCGCGATGAGGTCGTCACTCCAATGCGCAGGATGCGTGTAGAGTAACCGAATCCAGAAATCGCCCTCGATCTCATTCAAAGCCCGAATCAGCGTGGAGAGTGACTCCCCCTTGCTCGAATCCACACCACTGCGTGGCTTTGGCCGATCCTCAGTCCATTTATCCATACCGAAGTAAGTCGTATCCTGGGAGATGAGATTGATTTCCTTCACACCACTGGCCACGAGCTGCCGCGCCTCCTGCACGATACTCTCCTGCGTGCGGCTACGGTGCCTGCCACGAATGCGCGGAATGATGCAAAAGGAACAGGGGTGATTGCAGCCTTCCGCGATCTTGATGTAGGCCATGTGCTTCGGAGTCAGGCGGAAACGTGGCGTATTGTAGTCGGGGATGTACTTCGGCTGCTTCGTCACCAGGTTTTCCTGCTCGTGATCCTTCGTCCCCATGAGGTTCTGGATGATCGGTGCCACCTGAGTGATCTGGTCTAGCCCG belongs to Verrucomicrobiaceae bacterium and includes:
- the rimO gene encoding 30S ribosomal protein S12 methylthiotransferase RimO gives rise to the protein MIKVGLVSLGCAKNLIDSEIMIGHLQQAGMVMTPEADLADVLIVNTCSFIDMAKKESIGAVHDAVDQRGEVKKRAKQKIIVAGCLSQRFSEELPSLMPEVDAFIGLDQITQVAPIIQNLMGTKDHEQENLVTKQPKYIPDYNTPRFRLTPKHMAYIKIAEGCNHPCSFCIIPRIRGRHRSRTQESIVQEARQLVASGVKEINLISQDTTYFGMDKWTEDRPKPRSGVDSSKGESLSTLIRALNEIEGDFWIRLLYTHPAHWSDDLIAAIAESPKVARYIDMPLQHISDHMLGLMKRETDGAYIRDLVKRIRAGIPDIAIRTTFIVGFPGETEADFNELIQFIDDTGFERAGVFNYSREEGTRAAQMEDQIHHMTRKARWNEAMRAIQRSVEKFNHTQVGKTVRVLVEEPGVARSAMDAPDIDTTVFVSKKLPVGQFADVKIKDWRGYDLVAA